The following proteins come from a genomic window of Mucinivorans hirudinis:
- a CDS encoding XRE family transcriptional regulator, translating into MKTKQFYSHEELLDKTFGEKGTPKRAEYDMSIELWMVGQKIKEIREAKKLTQEDLGNLIGVQKAQISKIENGKNLTVATIVKVFQALNLDAKLSIESNGVELALS; encoded by the coding sequence ATGAAAACCAAACAATTTTATTCACACGAAGAGTTGCTGGACAAGACATTCGGTGAAAAAGGTACACCCAAAAGAGCTGAATATGATATGAGCATCGAACTTTGGATGGTCGGTCAAAAGATTAAGGAGATTCGTGAGGCAAAAAAACTGACTCAGGAAGACCTTGGTAATCTTATCGGTGTTCAAAAGGCTCAAATATCAAAAATTGAAAATGGCAAAAACTTAACTGTTGCTACCATCGTTAAAGTTTTCCAAGCATTGAATTTGGATGCCAAACTCAGCATCGAAAGTAACGGGGTCGAATTAGCTCTCTCTTAA
- a CDS encoding Phage capsid and scaffold yields the protein MSGVRIKDLQSAKPLIEGYFDEMEFVVDLPQPDATIKMSGAELKEAVGIKKHIHPLEEVDGLPGELEKKFDKAGGMITGNLRVLGDGRMKNLRVDEYLEVPELKYNRITATGNEFWVTDAGVVDDAWEDDDDMYVVELKSKEGEVTINFQYKDILRGIFYTTDEDGNPTGFKTAYFEVTGIISETMFHCYLLNGITPQRFMTLARQGNKTNPARQGSIYLDGLHKFIRIIDKVTDDKIEQKNIKVQLGDLSEINHPVFGQLSGYGALLENAYICGRLVQRNPDTGEDWIVGAVAVQGEQVFRYNSDGICEPVTITLTAVEFGITSPETARTWQYKDGSLWVDIPNTQSLIFELSPNSEIWRERRTLTLRYLACGVYYDIITITKVYDGEDAYSVRILSTNGTNFINGDIGTFLQAAIFKGSRDITATLPDNAFNWFRVSDNPDGDIVWNELHQGAGSRIWIADPDVYRRATFECEIII from the coding sequence ATGTCCGGAGTTCGCATAAAAGATTTACAGTCAGCAAAGCCTCTTATCGAAGGTTACTTCGATGAGATGGAGTTTGTTGTCGATTTGCCACAGCCGGATGCGACAATTAAGATGTCGGGGGCTGAGTTGAAAGAGGCGGTGGGTATCAAGAAGCATATTCACCCCTTGGAAGAGGTGGATGGTCTGCCGGGTGAGCTTGAGAAGAAGTTTGACAAAGCCGGAGGAATGATTACGGGTAACCTTCGAGTATTGGGCGATGGACGAATGAAAAACCTGCGGGTCGATGAGTATCTTGAAGTGCCGGAGCTGAAGTACAACCGAATTACCGCCACAGGAAATGAGTTTTGGGTGACCGATGCAGGTGTGGTAGACGATGCATGGGAGGACGATGACGATATGTATGTCGTGGAACTCAAGTCAAAAGAGGGTGAGGTTACGATAAATTTTCAGTACAAGGATATCCTGCGAGGGATTTTCTACACCACCGATGAGGACGGCAACCCGACAGGGTTCAAAACTGCCTATTTTGAGGTTACGGGCATTATCAGCGAGACGATGTTTCACTGCTATCTGCTCAATGGCATCACTCCACAGCGGTTTATGACTTTGGCTCGGCAGGGTAACAAAACCAATCCTGCCCGACAAGGGTCGATTTATCTTGATGGTTTGCATAAGTTTATCCGCATTATCGACAAGGTTACGGACGATAAAATTGAGCAGAAAAACATCAAAGTCCAGCTTGGCGACCTCTCGGAAATTAACCACCCTGTGTTCGGGCAACTCAGCGGCTACGGAGCGTTACTCGAAAACGCTTATATCTGCGGTCGCCTCGTGCAACGCAACCCCGACACAGGCGAGGATTGGATTGTCGGAGCAGTAGCAGTGCAAGGCGAGCAGGTGTTTCGCTATAATTCGGACGGAATATGCGAGCCTGTGACCATAACCCTGACTGCTGTTGAATTTGGCATCACGTCGCCTGAAACCGCCCGAACGTGGCAATATAAAGATGGTTCACTGTGGGTTGATATTCCAAATACCCAATCGCTCATTTTTGAGCTTTCGCCCAACTCAGAGATTTGGAGAGAACGGCGAACACTGACCCTGCGTTACCTCGCCTGCGGAGTCTATTACGACATCATCACCATAACCAAAGTATATGATGGCGAAGATGCCTATTCGGTGCGGATACTGTCGACCAACGGCACAAATTTTATCAATGGTGACATCGGCACATTTCTGCAAGCCGCCATTTTCAAAGGCTCACGAGATATAACAGCAACGCTCCCCGACAATGCTTTCAATTGGTTCAGGGTATCCGACAACCCCGATGGCGACATCGTGTGGAATGAACTCCACCAAGGAGCAGGCAGCCGAATTTGGATTGCCGACCCCGATGTTTACCGCCGAGCAACATTTGAATGTGAAATCATAATTTAA
- a CDS encoding Mobile element protein, translating to MIRYTIKLSAAEVAELQTIIKKGSHSAHSFRVAHILLSCDKGEFSDNKGITNESICKVLKIGARTIDRVKKRFVEEGFEEVLERRPSGRLYQKKVDGDLEAKIVALCCSEPPAGFSKWSLRMLSNKVVELQYVDYISHVSVSNVLKKTNLSLGK from the coding sequence ATGATTCGTTACACTATCAAATTATCGGCAGCGGAGGTTGCCGAGCTTCAGACAATAATAAAAAAGGGAAGCCATAGTGCTCATTCTTTTCGTGTTGCTCATATTTTATTGAGTTGCGACAAGGGAGAATTTTCTGACAATAAAGGGATTACCAATGAGAGTATTTGTAAGGTTTTGAAGATTGGAGCAAGGACAATCGACAGAGTTAAGAAACGATTTGTCGAAGAAGGCTTTGAGGAGGTACTCGAACGTCGCCCTTCGGGTCGGCTCTATCAGAAAAAAGTAGATGGTGATTTAGAAGCCAAGATAGTAGCATTGTGTTGTAGCGAACCGCCAGCAGGATTTTCCAAATGGTCTTTGCGAATGCTTTCTAATAAAGTTGTTGAATTGCAGTATGTTGATTACATTTCACACGTTAGTGTGTCTAATGTATTAAAAAAAACGAACTTAAGCCTTGGAAAGTAA
- a CDS encoding N-Acetylneuraminate cytidylyltransferase encodes MKKIAFIPLRAQSKGIEGKNTKVLRGKPLFCWILGTVISCSEFDEIWVATDCDCVRSILGDSYPTVSLFDRSSESATDLSPTIDVVMEFLSTKSYAGGDWFVLFQATSPFTRQEEIKKLCAVIGQTDKVSVVACYRSKRFRWSSEGVPLDYSWSNKPRRQDYEGLLLEAGAFYASKISSIEQSKQLITSPAEVVEISETTALDIDNLIDFAMAETFIEYGLL; translated from the coding sequence ATGAAAAAGATTGCTTTTATACCCCTTCGGGCTCAAAGTAAAGGGATTGAAGGGAAAAACACCAAAGTGTTACGAGGTAAGCCTCTGTTTTGTTGGATACTCGGTACGGTCATATCTTGCTCGGAGTTTGACGAGATATGGGTGGCGACCGATTGCGATTGTGTACGTTCTATTCTTGGGGATAGCTACCCAACGGTATCTCTCTTTGACCGAAGTAGTGAAAGTGCGACAGACCTATCGCCTACGATAGATGTTGTTATGGAATTTTTATCGACTAAATCATACGCCGGTGGCGACTGGTTTGTGCTATTTCAAGCAACATCGCCATTTACAAGACAAGAGGAGATTAAAAAATTGTGTGCTGTTATTGGGCAAACAGACAAGGTGTCTGTTGTCGCCTGTTACCGTTCAAAGCGTTTTAGGTGGAGTAGTGAAGGTGTGCCGTTAGACTATTCGTGGAGTAACAAACCTCGTCGTCAAGATTACGAAGGGTTGTTGCTTGAAGCCGGAGCATTCTATGCCTCCAAAATATCGTCAATCGAACAATCAAAGCAACTTATAACATCACCGGCGGAAGTTGTAGAGATAAGCGAAACGACAGCTTTAGATATCGACAATCTCATTGACTTTGCAATGGCTGAAACATTTATTGAATATGGATTATTATAG
- a CDS encoding Replicative DNA helicase, intein-containing, with protein MYANLLFFKPYLFLAFCVGTTDFSIRRWWCSFDCVSSKWYGVVSEDSI; from the coding sequence ATGTATGCAAATTTGCTGTTCTTTAAGCCTTATCTGTTTTTGGCTTTCTGCGTGGGTACTACGGATTTTTCAATTCGGAGGTGGTGGTGCAGTTTTGATTGTGTGTCGTCTAAATGGTATGGGGTTGTATCCGAGGATTCGATATAG
- a CDS encoding Phage protein produces MLNFESFKCEIKDTDTASGTYNTSVSDIISFADMSDPYQVEIATPQGTTLTSGLTSTTLTVNCWQNGALLADTFFTGATCKWRKFNKLGVQDTAWGTAGIKTGRSITVARDEITVAATFTVEIDK; encoded by the coding sequence GTGCTGAACTTCGAGAGCTTCAAGTGCGAAATCAAGGACACCGACACGGCAAGCGGCACGTACAATACCTCAGTCAGCGACATTATCTCCTTTGCCGATATGTCCGACCCGTACCAAGTTGAAATCGCTACGCCACAAGGCACGACCCTCACAAGCGGACTAACCTCGACCACACTTACCGTAAACTGCTGGCAGAACGGAGCACTCCTTGCCGACACGTTCTTTACAGGAGCAACCTGCAAATGGCGCAAGTTCAACAAGCTCGGTGTTCAGGACACCGCTTGGGGAACAGCAGGCATCAAAACGGGGCGTAGTATCACCGTAGCCCGTGACGAGATAACCGTTGCGGCAACATTCACCGTAGAAATAGACAAATAG
- a CDS encoding Phage protein, whose product MAVISRGQITIVDLADGKSINLYLGSNVATTQIFNKENSSYVPNWTLSPFLVITPEVYVTGVDTNQVSRLKGVPTWKINGSTTLSTYGATAATTSPYALTIKNNMTSVNQLQVECEVVYVDPDTTTETKAKTNISYTKSENAGQLICAIAFAPLGTVFKNGAATTLKAHCDMWRGSTIDNTNVTYKWFKLGSGT is encoded by the coding sequence ATGGCAGTAATATCAAGAGGTCAAATCACAATAGTTGATTTGGCAGACGGCAAGTCAATCAATCTCTATCTGGGTAGCAATGTGGCGACTACGCAGATTTTTAATAAGGAGAACAGTAGCTATGTTCCCAACTGGACGCTGTCACCGTTTCTCGTTATCACGCCCGAAGTCTACGTTACGGGTGTGGATACCAATCAGGTGTCAAGGCTCAAAGGTGTGCCGACTTGGAAAATCAACGGCTCGACAACGCTCTCGACTTATGGTGCTACGGCAGCGACAACTTCACCTTATGCACTAACCATCAAAAACAATATGACTTCGGTCAATCAGTTGCAGGTGGAGTGCGAAGTGGTATATGTCGACCCCGACACCACAACAGAGACCAAAGCGAAAACGAACATCAGCTACACAAAGAGCGAAAACGCAGGGCAGCTGATATGCGCCATTGCCTTTGCTCCGCTGGGTACGGTATTCAAAAACGGTGCGGCAACGACCCTCAAGGCGCATTGCGATATGTGGCGAGGCTCAACCATTGACAACACCAACGTCACCTACAAATGGTTCAAGCTCGGCAGCGGAACGTAG
- a CDS encoding Phage tail length tape-measure protein, producing the protein MSRRIADLLIKIGADSYEFQQKAQQVEKGLDSLTKRLDKVGKEMSLKVTAPLTALGVASLAVTSKFDEAMREVSTLSDGITQNFQQFNNEIVTLTKRIPIGATDAAKALYQIVSAGHDGANGMKVLEVSAKAAEAGFTDTATAADAITTLLNAYGLSAENADKLSDQLFTTVRLGKTTFGELGSNISTVAATAASFGIKTEEVLAAVATLTKMGVPTGQAMTQIRSAIVATADVMGDGAFQGRTFQEAMVKMASNAGGSFTALKNDAGRIEAVNAILALTGDNAKMAAADLEQLRNSTGATDAAYGKMADSFTNKLALFKNNVSAVMVQIGNALIPIAQTVMNAINKVITALGNMSEPTRKVVVIIGIAVAAIGPLALGLGSLLKFLPLLKAGFTVLIAPIGAVRTAIQMLSVAIATNPIGLLLTALTAGVGLFLAFRKSTDDATQAAGEHTNKVIEESKQVNLLIAKLSSANTSEQERQQVLEELRKIQPAIVEGLTAEKVELETLIKRATEYNQQLVLRIALARKQDQVAAAIERQTEAGIKQVEKGWKFTEALDFVSQKVAETMKSFDDQLNKFLANSVSAAAEAIGQMITGDLGLEGLVNAVLLQLAGFLKTIGQQLIEFGIMIVAFKTALKSVLANPWAAIAIGAAMVLAASVMTALINKNAQKNTPKLAKGGLAYGPTYAMVGDNPNASVDPEVIAPLSKLKSMMTGGGTQNIQIALSGQLTAKGRDLVYVLGKENFKIDVLGG; encoded by the coding sequence ATGAGCCGTAGAATTGCTGACTTGCTGATAAAAATTGGTGCTGATTCGTATGAGTTTCAGCAGAAGGCGCAGCAGGTCGAGAAGGGTTTAGATAGCCTGACCAAACGCCTTGACAAGGTTGGTAAGGAGATGTCGCTTAAGGTGACAGCTCCTCTGACGGCTTTGGGTGTGGCATCGTTGGCGGTGACGAGCAAGTTCGATGAGGCTATGCGTGAGGTATCGACCCTTTCGGACGGTATAACTCAGAATTTTCAGCAGTTTAACAACGAAATCGTAACGCTCACCAAGCGAATCCCTATCGGGGCAACCGATGCGGCAAAGGCATTGTATCAGATTGTTTCGGCTGGACACGACGGTGCAAACGGTATGAAAGTGCTGGAGGTGTCGGCAAAGGCGGCTGAGGCAGGATTTACCGACACCGCAACGGCAGCCGATGCAATAACCACGCTGCTCAATGCCTACGGACTCTCGGCAGAGAATGCTGACAAACTCTCCGACCAGCTATTTACTACCGTAAGGCTTGGTAAAACCACCTTCGGGGAACTGGGCAGCAACATCTCCACCGTAGCGGCAACGGCAGCATCGTTTGGAATCAAGACAGAAGAGGTATTGGCGGCTGTGGCGACACTTACCAAAATGGGCGTGCCGACGGGTCAGGCGATGACGCAGATTCGCTCGGCGATTGTGGCGACTGCCGACGTAATGGGTGATGGAGCGTTCCAAGGTCGCACGTTCCAAGAGGCAATGGTAAAGATGGCGAGCAATGCAGGAGGCAGCTTCACGGCACTCAAAAATGACGCAGGGCGTATCGAGGCAGTGAATGCTATCCTTGCCCTGACGGGCGACAACGCAAAGATGGCGGCGGCGGACTTGGAGCAGTTGAGAAACAGCACCGGTGCTACTGATGCGGCTTATGGTAAGATGGCGGATAGTTTTACCAACAAGTTAGCCCTATTCAAAAACAATGTCTCTGCGGTAATGGTGCAGATTGGTAATGCCTTGATTCCGATTGCTCAAACGGTGATGAACGCCATAAACAAGGTAATCACGGCTCTTGGCAATATGAGTGAACCAACGAGAAAAGTGGTAGTGATTATCGGAATTGCGGTAGCGGCAATTGGACCCTTAGCTTTGGGGTTGGGGTCGTTGCTCAAGTTTCTGCCACTGCTCAAGGCTGGATTTACGGTATTGATTGCCCCGATTGGAGCAGTCCGCACAGCAATTCAGATGCTCTCGGTGGCGATTGCAACGAATCCGATAGGGTTATTGCTGACCGCACTCACTGCTGGAGTTGGATTGTTTTTGGCTTTCAGAAAATCAACTGACGATGCTACTCAAGCCGCAGGCGAACACACCAATAAAGTAATCGAAGAGTCCAAACAGGTTAATCTCCTAATCGCCAAACTTTCGTCTGCCAACACCTCCGAGCAGGAGCGACAGCAGGTGCTTGAAGAGCTCAGAAAGATTCAGCCTGCCATAGTCGAGGGCTTAACCGCCGAAAAAGTAGAACTTGAAACTCTTATCAAAAGGGCGACCGAGTATAATCAGCAGTTGGTTTTGAGAATTGCCCTTGCCCGAAAGCAAGACCAAGTTGCTGCGGCAATTGAGCGACAGACCGAAGCTGGTATTAAGCAGGTCGAAAAGGGTTGGAAATTCACCGAAGCACTTGACTTCGTGTCGCAAAAGGTTGCCGAGACAATGAAGTCGTTTGACGACCAACTTAATAAATTTTTGGCAAATAGTGTCTCGGCGGCGGCAGAGGCGATTGGGCAGATGATAACGGGCGACTTGGGGTTGGAGGGGCTTGTCAATGCTGTGTTACTTCAACTCGCTGGCTTTCTCAAAACGATTGGTCAGCAGCTTATTGAGTTCGGCATTATGATAGTTGCCTTCAAAACGGCACTCAAATCTGTCCTTGCTAATCCGTGGGCGGCGATAGCCATCGGTGCAGCAATGGTCTTGGCGGCAAGTGTAATGACAGCTTTGATAAACAAAAACGCCCAAAAAAACACTCCGAAACTTGCCAAAGGCGGACTTGCCTACGGACCCACATACGCTATGGTTGGCGATAATCCCAACGCCAGTGTCGACCCTGAAGTGATTGCACCGCTCTCGAAACTCAAGTCAATGATGACGGGCGGCGGCACTCAGAACATACAAATAGCCCTCAGCGGTCAGTTGACAGCCAAGGGCAGAGATTTGGTTTATGTTCTCGGCAAAGAGAACTTTAAGATTGATGTGTTGGGAGGTTAA
- a CDS encoding Mobile element protein, whose translation MIPPEQSANFVANMERVLDVYKQPYNEEYPVVCMDESPKQLIEEVASIPMKPGQDARVDYEYIRHGTVNIFIANEPLTGRRIVDVTDFKTKADWAKFIKKISDEYPTAKKIKLVMDNFKTHDGSAFYEIFPPEQAKELWDRFEFILTPKHGSWLNMAEIELHVLNGQCLNRHIPTKEKVIAEVEAWQNHRNNANLKINWQFTNEDARIKLKKLYPSIQN comes from the coding sequence GTGATTCCGCCTGAGCAGAGTGCTAATTTTGTGGCTAATATGGAGCGAGTGTTGGATGTTTATAAGCAGCCCTATAATGAAGAGTATCCGGTTGTTTGTATGGACGAGTCGCCAAAGCAGCTAATTGAAGAAGTTGCATCAATTCCAATGAAACCGGGGCAGGATGCAAGAGTAGATTATGAATACATTAGGCACGGAACGGTAAATATATTCATTGCCAATGAACCCCTTACAGGTAGGAGAATAGTGGATGTTACGGATTTTAAGACAAAAGCAGATTGGGCAAAATTCATCAAGAAAATATCTGATGAATATCCCACTGCCAAGAAGATAAAATTGGTTATGGATAACTTCAAAACTCACGATGGTTCTGCTTTTTATGAGATTTTTCCACCTGAGCAGGCAAAGGAGTTATGGGATAGATTTGAGTTTATTTTAACTCCCAAGCACGGCAGTTGGTTGAATATGGCAGAGATAGAGTTACACGTGCTCAATGGTCAGTGTTTGAATAGGCATATTCCTACCAAAGAAAAAGTTATCGCTGAGGTAGAAGCGTGGCAAAACCATCGAAATAACGCAAACTTGAAAATTAACTGGCAATTTACAAATGAAGATGCAAGAATAAAACTCAAAAAATTATATCCGTCAATTCAAAATTAA
- a CDS encoding Flagellar hook-length control protein FliK has protein sequence MAVIARGQVTVVIAEKGDPGAAGNWTSYVFKSSSTQPATPTGTATTPSGWVDAPTAGGTWWMSKATVNGTTGVAGAWSVPIQVTGANGTNGTNGTNGANGTNGNDGQYTAYNFAKNTSTTTAPTAGWAASPSALTSGEYLWMRTGTVVPPATAPAAWNTAVRISGEKGDKGDKGDTGSTGATGATGSAGTAGPGIVYRGVHSASVIYYNNSLRRDIVKYGTNYYVYKGANGVATAWNAANWDSFGAEFTSVATELLLAQLAYIENLGVKNLKTATAGQRVEITQANNALAFYDNSQAYPVVEIKTTSDGIYMGQGSGILVKHPASNISINNAILHNGSEGAGVSVPILAWSQPETIAQNCILQSYNNSNTNKYKTGLYVDVMGTQSTAAGADKLTAIFTTAGMFMQGGASAFRSNNVLCGVTAAGRVSSSGSLLSSVMLILIWRKLFLSL, from the coding sequence ATGGCAGTCATAGCACGAGGACAGGTAACGGTAGTGATTGCCGAAAAAGGCGATCCGGGAGCGGCTGGGAATTGGACATCGTATGTGTTCAAATCCTCGTCCACTCAGCCTGCAACGCCCACAGGTACAGCAACCACGCCTTCGGGTTGGGTGGATGCTCCGACTGCAGGAGGTACTTGGTGGATGAGTAAAGCTACCGTCAACGGCACGACAGGAGTTGCCGGAGCGTGGAGCGTTCCCATTCAAGTGACGGGAGCAAACGGCACAAATGGTACGAACGGAACGAATGGGGCAAACGGAACAAACGGTAATGACGGACAGTACACCGCCTACAACTTTGCCAAAAACACCTCCACCACAACTGCTCCGACCGCTGGTTGGGCAGCATCGCCTTCGGCACTCACTTCGGGTGAATATCTTTGGATGCGTACAGGGACGGTCGTCCCTCCGGCAACAGCTCCTGCCGCTTGGAACACTGCCGTGCGTATTAGTGGCGAGAAAGGTGACAAGGGCGACAAAGGAGATACAGGTTCGACCGGAGCTACCGGGGCAACAGGTTCGGCAGGGACTGCCGGCCCGGGGATAGTTTATCGTGGAGTGCACAGCGCATCGGTAATCTATTACAACAATTCGCTCCGAAGAGATATAGTCAAATACGGCACGAACTACTATGTGTACAAGGGTGCGAACGGAGTTGCTACTGCTTGGAATGCTGCAAATTGGGATTCATTCGGAGCTGAATTCACATCGGTTGCCACGGAGCTACTCTTAGCACAGCTTGCCTACATCGAAAACTTAGGGGTAAAAAACCTCAAGACTGCCACCGCAGGTCAACGTGTTGAGATAACGCAAGCAAACAACGCCCTTGCGTTTTACGATAATTCGCAGGCGTATCCTGTGGTGGAGATAAAAACAACATCGGACGGAATATACATGGGGCAAGGCTCTGGTATTCTTGTCAAACACCCTGCATCGAACATCTCAATCAATAATGCCATACTTCATAACGGCTCAGAGGGAGCAGGAGTATCTGTTCCTATCTTAGCGTGGAGTCAACCCGAAACCATTGCACAAAACTGCATACTCCAATCCTACAACAACTCAAACACCAACAAATACAAGACAGGTCTATATGTCGATGTGATGGGGACACAATCCACGGCAGCAGGAGCAGATAAGCTCACAGCGATATTTACCACAGCAGGAATGTTTATGCAGGGCGGTGCTTCGGCATTTCGCTCGAATAATGTGCTTTGCGGAGTAACGGCAGCAGGGCGAGTCTCATCAAGCGGATCGCTACTTAGTAGTGTTATGTTAATTTTGATATGGCGTAAATTATTTTTATCTTTGTGA
- a CDS encoding Regulatory sensor-transducer (BlaR1/MecR1 family / TonB-dependent receptor), which translates to MFSLGFFVDLQISLIVLWAIYYFAIHNRVRTAVARTIILLIVPFSLAISLTKIPLQTVKEYVELPVDAPSAGVQDFPAVVSSFEGDAMQDVGVFYVIDKQGLNAQWLYAVGVVVMILWLLVGLFSIFSTILFTKIEKIFGHSVIFLRKRAAAYSFFNYIFINSSLRSSPSLRLVILHEAAHSKYCHSVDLSIMLLCRALLWFNPVVWHLTVLLKRVHEYQVDNSIVRSGASIKEYHY; encoded by the coding sequence ATGTTTTCATTAGGCTTTTTCGTGGATCTTCAGATTTCGCTCATTGTGCTTTGGGCAATTTACTATTTTGCGATTCACAATAGAGTGAGAACTGCTGTTGCTCGCACGATAATCTTGTTGATAGTTCCCTTCTCGCTTGCTATCTCCCTTACGAAAATTCCGCTGCAAACCGTGAAAGAATATGTCGAACTGCCCGTTGATGCGCCCTCAGCCGGGGTGCAGGATTTCCCCGCAGTAGTCAGTAGCTTTGAAGGTGACGCGATGCAGGATGTCGGAGTCTTCTATGTTATTGATAAACAGGGATTGAACGCTCAATGGCTCTATGCGGTCGGAGTTGTCGTGATGATTTTGTGGCTGTTGGTCGGGCTTTTTTCGATTTTCTCGACGATACTTTTTACAAAAATCGAAAAGATATTTGGACACAGCGTTATCTTTCTTCGTAAGAGGGCAGCTGCCTATTCGTTTTTCAATTATATATTTATTAACAGCTCATTACGAAGTTCTCCGTCACTTCGTCTGGTTATACTCCACGAGGCGGCACATTCTAAATACTGCCACTCGGTCGATTTAAGTATAATGCTTCTCTGTCGTGCACTACTTTGGTTTAACCCTGTCGTGTGGCATTTGACAGTTCTGCTCAAAAGAGTGCACGAATATCAAGTTGATAACTCAATCGTGCGCAGCGGCGCATCAATTAAAGAATATCATTACTGA
- a CDS encoding S-adenosylmethionine synthetase, with protein sequence MKQNYLFTSESVSAGHPDKVSDQISDAILDEFLRQDPNSKVACETLCTTGLVVVAGEVKSNAYVDVQGVVRKTIADIGYNNAEYGFEASSCGVLSAIHEQSSDIRLGVEKPINMMYQQAEAEGQSCKEINREFYEDAMSAQGAGDQGIMFGYAVRETAEFMPATLALSHLLLQELDAIRKESGGKSYLRPDAKSQVTIEYDEFGKPLRVDTIVVSTQHDECVTDNTILQHIKECLIPRVKAKDPQLAELFQDDYRLLVNPTGRFVIGGHNGDTGVTGRKIIVDTYGGRACHGGGAFSGKDSSKVDRSAAYMARYIAKNLVAAGVADEVQVQLAYAIGVAKPVSVAVNTFGTADVAMSDGEIASRIAKLFDLRPAVIVERFGLKNPIYLPTASYGHFGRQPYTVDGIEFFGWERLDAVPEIKQTFNLD encoded by the coding sequence ATGAAACAGAATTACCTATTTACCAGCGAGTCGGTGTCGGCAGGACACCCCGACAAAGTTTCCGATCAAATCAGCGACGCAATTCTCGATGAGTTTTTGCGTCAAGACCCAAATTCTAAAGTCGCCTGCGAAACGCTCTGCACCACAGGACTTGTGGTTGTGGCGGGCGAAGTGAAATCAAATGCCTATGTTGATGTGCAGGGCGTTGTCCGCAAAACCATTGCCGATATTGGCTACAACAATGCTGAGTATGGTTTCGAGGCATCATCGTGCGGAGTGCTCTCTGCAATCCACGAGCAGTCGTCAGATATACGGTTGGGGGTCGAAAAGCCAATCAATATGATGTATCAACAAGCGGAGGCAGAAGGGCAATCGTGCAAAGAGATCAATCGTGAGTTTTATGAAGATGCTATGAGTGCTCAGGGTGCAGGCGACCAAGGCATTATGTTCGGTTATGCCGTTCGTGAGACTGCGGAGTTTATGCCTGCCACGCTTGCGCTGTCGCATTTGCTATTGCAGGAGTTGGACGCTATCCGCAAGGAGTCGGGCGGCAAAAGCTACCTCCGCCCCGATGCAAAATCGCAAGTTACGATTGAGTACGATGAGTTTGGCAAGCCGCTGCGTGTCGATACGATTGTGGTTTCGACTCAGCACGATGAATGTGTTACGGACAACACAATTTTGCAACATATCAAGGAGTGCCTTATCCCACGAGTCAAGGCGAAAGATCCGCAGCTTGCCGAGCTGTTCCAAGACGACTACCGTCTGTTGGTAAATCCTACGGGTCGGTTCGTTATCGGTGGGCACAATGGCGATACGGGCGTAACGGGTCGCAAGATTATTGTTGACACCTATGGTGGCAGAGCTTGCCACGGCGGGGGTGCATTTTCGGGCAAGGACTCCTCGAAAGTTGACCGCTCGGCTGCGTATATGGCTCGCTACATTGCCAAAAATCTTGTGGCGGCAGGGGTTGCCGACGAGGTGCAGGTGCAGTTGGCGTATGCAATCGGGGTTGCAAAGCCTGTAAGCGTGGCTGTAAATACTTTCGGAACGGCAGATGTGGCGATGAGTGATGGCGAAATTGCCTCACGCATCGCAAAACTCTTCGACCTACGCCCAGCGGTAATCGTGGAACGTTTCGGACTCAAGAATCCAATCTATCTTCCGACAGCTTCATACGGACATTTTGGTCGCCAGCCATACACCGTTGACGGCATCGAGTTTTTCGGCTGGGAGCGGCTGGACGCAGTACCTGAAATCAAACAAACCTTCAATCTCGACTAA